The following are from one region of the Puniceicoccaceae bacterium genome:
- a CDS encoding SLC13 family permease, with the protein MTWEILFALLLLGLTIGSFIWEKVSSDVTAILAFSVVLLAATLFPGAQLPQIPDLIQVFSNPAPLTIGAMFIISSALNKSGSIDALSNVLNRFKHLGYKRMTILLVFTVGFASAFINNTPVVVMLLPVMLSLAKSMSLSASKLLIPLSYASIFGGTCTLLGTSTNILASGMIENQGLPPLGMFEITAIGVPLLLCGAVYLATMGKRLLPNRETLMSILSEQERKEFITEVFVKEGSPMIGKTIKDSDWYRKHGFRVMEIIRSGVALGENANLTPLRRGDRLVLSARPSGIARAQEISGLHLDPEGDVGLSTISAHEGAMVEAILAPNSSLIGKTLSDINFRQRYRMLVLAIHRHGRNVRDRITTLQLELGDTLLLMGSEQAIENLHNGEDLILLDRPPVPGKQMRRKAPIVIGILLSVILASTFNWMPIAAATVIGVGLIFLTGCLKPKEGYASIEWSLLFLIYGMLGMGMTLEVTGATDWIVGSAWQFIEWTVAEPWRPMVSLLVIYMITSLFTEVLSNNATVVIMIPMGISIAQQLGVDTRPFIIAVCIASSASFATPIGYQTNTYVYSVGGYRFSDFFKIGIPLNLLYMVASMLIIPHIWPFFPDT; encoded by the coding sequence ATGACTTGGGAAATCCTCTTCGCCCTGCTACTGCTCGGACTCACCATCGGTAGTTTCATTTGGGAAAAAGTATCCAGCGATGTCACCGCCATTCTCGCATTTTCGGTGGTACTGCTCGCTGCCACACTCTTTCCCGGTGCTCAGTTGCCCCAGATCCCCGACCTCATTCAGGTGTTTTCAAATCCGGCCCCGCTGACCATCGGTGCAATGTTCATCATCAGCTCCGCGCTCAACAAGTCGGGTTCGATCGACGCACTTTCGAATGTGCTCAATCGCTTCAAGCATCTGGGCTACAAGCGCATGACGATCCTGCTTGTGTTCACGGTCGGATTTGCCTCGGCCTTCATCAACAATACCCCGGTGGTCGTCATGCTGCTGCCCGTGATGCTCAGTCTGGCCAAGTCCATGTCGCTCAGTGCCTCCAAGCTGCTGATTCCACTCTCGTATGCCTCCATTTTCGGAGGAACCTGCACCCTGCTCGGAACCAGCACAAATATCCTGGCCAGTGGCATGATCGAAAACCAGGGACTGCCCCCACTGGGAATGTTTGAGATCACCGCCATCGGAGTCCCGCTGCTGTTGTGCGGAGCGGTGTACCTGGCAACCATGGGCAAGCGCCTGCTTCCCAACCGGGAAACGCTCATGTCCATCCTGAGTGAGCAGGAACGCAAGGAGTTCATCACCGAGGTCTTTGTCAAGGAAGGTTCTCCGATGATTGGGAAAACCATCAAGGACTCCGACTGGTACCGAAAACACGGATTCCGCGTCATGGAAATCATTCGAAGTGGTGTTGCGCTCGGTGAAAACGCGAACCTCACCCCCCTGCGTCGGGGTGACCGTCTCGTGCTGTCGGCACGCCCCTCCGGCATTGCCCGGGCGCAGGAAATTTCCGGTCTGCACCTTGACCCCGAAGGCGATGTGGGACTCTCTACGATTTCTGCGCACGAAGGAGCAATGGTGGAAGCCATTCTGGCACCCAACTCCAGCCTCATCGGCAAGACACTCTCGGACATCAATTTCCGCCAACGCTACCGCATGCTCGTTCTGGCCATTCACCGGCATGGGCGCAATGTGCGGGACCGCATCACCACACTTCAGCTCGAACTGGGGGATACCCTGCTGCTGATGGGTTCGGAACAGGCCATTGAAAACCTGCACAACGGAGAAGACCTGATCCTGCTCGACCGCCCTCCGGTGCCCGGCAAGCAAATGCGACGCAAGGCACCCATCGTGATCGGTATCCTGCTGTCCGTCATTCTCGCCTCCACGTTCAACTGGATGCCCATCGCCGCCGCAACGGTCATCGGCGTCGGCCTCATCTTCCTCACCGGCTGCCTGAAGCCCAAGGAGGGATATGCATCCATCGAATGGAGCCTGCTCTTTCTCATCTACGGCATGCTGGGCATGGGCATGACGCTTGAGGTCACGGGTGCAACAGACTGGATCGTCGGCTCGGCCTGGCAATTTATCGAGTGGACGGTGGCGGAACCCTGGCGACCCATGGTTTCGCTGCTGGTGATCTACATGATCACTTCCCTCTTTACCGAGGTGCTCTCCAACAATGCCACGGTTGTCATCATGATTCCGATGGGAATATCCATTGCCCAACAGCTCGGGGTGGACACACGCCCATTCATCATCGCCGTCTGTATTGCCAGCTCCGCCAGTTTTGCCACCCCTATCGGGTATCAGACCAACACCTATGTTTACAGCGTCGGCGGATACCGTTTCAGCGACTTCTTCAAGATCGGTATCCCGCTCAACCTGCTCTACATGGTCGCGTCCATGCTCATCATTCCGCACATCTGGCCCTTTTTTCCGGACACCTGA
- a CDS encoding NAD-dependent succinate-semialdehyde dehydrogenase translates to MSLASINPYSLETIRTFPECPPDEMLRIVAKTVEARQEWAHTELESRCSLLRELAKQLRDGIHYHARTITLEMGKPITEARAEIEKCAALCDHYAEHGPGYLQSRPLSSDHDRSFVRYEPIGIVLAIMPWNFPYWQVFRAVIPAILAGNGAILKHASNVTSCALSIEALFPSCGFPCDLMRAIPVTGANTALLIAHPHIAGLSFTGSNEAGEKIAGLAGTQIKRTVLELGGSDAALVLHDADLDLAAERTVRGRMLNAGQSCIASKRILVHTSVLDDYLDRVRHHIDKLEMGDPLEPSTTLGPLATQSVHEQIQQQVEGSILKGADCWMPECYADAALKGWQYAPTLLTQVTPEMPVWNEETFGPVLCVSTFANEREAVQLANHTRWGLGASIYSIDLERALGIGEQIEVGTCTINDIVKSDPRIPFGGVKKSGYGRELGIEGIREFTNVKTYHIQS, encoded by the coding sequence ATGTCACTTGCGTCCATCAATCCTTATTCACTCGAAACGATCCGCACCTTCCCGGAATGTCCCCCCGACGAGATGCTGCGCATCGTCGCAAAGACGGTCGAAGCCCGTCAGGAATGGGCGCACACCGAACTGGAGTCCCGCTGCTCCCTGCTTCGCGAACTCGCCAAACAGCTGCGCGACGGCATCCACTACCATGCGCGCACCATAACGCTGGAGATGGGCAAACCCATCACCGAAGCCCGGGCCGAGATTGAAAAATGCGCAGCACTCTGCGATCACTACGCCGAACATGGCCCGGGGTATCTGCAGTCCCGCCCGCTTTCATCCGACCATGATCGCAGCTTTGTGCGCTACGAACCCATCGGAATCGTGCTGGCCATCATGCCGTGGAACTTTCCCTACTGGCAGGTCTTCAGGGCCGTGATCCCCGCCATCCTTGCAGGCAACGGTGCCATTCTCAAGCACGCGTCCAACGTCACGAGCTGTGCGCTGTCCATCGAAGCACTTTTCCCATCCTGTGGATTCCCATGCGATCTCATGCGCGCCATTCCCGTCACGGGTGCAAACACCGCCCTGCTGATCGCGCATCCTCACATCGCGGGTCTTTCGTTCACTGGCAGCAATGAGGCCGGCGAAAAAATCGCCGGACTCGCGGGCACACAGATCAAACGCACCGTGCTCGAACTGGGAGGCAGCGATGCCGCTCTGGTTCTCCACGATGCCGACCTTGACCTCGCCGCCGAGCGCACCGTGCGCGGTCGCATGCTCAACGCTGGCCAGAGTTGTATCGCCTCCAAGCGCATCCTCGTGCACACCAGCGTCCTGGACGACTATCTCGACCGTGTGCGCCACCACATCGACAAGCTGGAAATGGGAGACCCTCTCGAACCCTCAACAACCCTCGGTCCGCTCGCTACCCAGTCGGTTCATGAGCAGATACAGCAACAGGTCGAAGGCAGCATCCTGAAAGGAGCCGACTGCTGGATGCCCGAGTGCTACGCCGATGCCGCGCTGAAGGGGTGGCAGTATGCGCCGACCCTGCTCACCCAGGTCACTCCAGAAATGCCAGTGTGGAATGAAGAAACCTTTGGTCCCGTACTCTGTGTGAGCACCTTCGCTAACGAGCGCGAAGCAGTCCAGCTGGCCAACCATACGCGATGGGGACTCGGTGCATCCATTTATTCAATCGACCTTGAGCGCGCGCTCGGAATCGGCGAACAAATCGAGGTGGGAACCTGCACGATCAATGACATCGTAAAATCGGATCCACGCATCCCCTTTGGTGGAGTGAAAAAAAGCGGATACGGTCGCGAACTTGGCATTGAGGGAATTCGCGAATTCACCAATGTGAAAACCTACCACATCCAGTCATGA
- a CDS encoding response regulator gives MIPRLSNAHILIVDDESINLTIMEISLEEQGCKVSTFRSAEECLKLLRSTNLKNYDCLITDYSMPGISGIDLLEKVKALDPTLEVILVTGENERFIIQESLRHGAFDFLDKPLELEKFYQSVERAVVATSLRRKRDATEASLLAARSAGMFNTVDTLNWSTHFELTYTPKHELGGDFIEVFETSAGQRCAVFGDISGHDIQSALLSSHFLGSLVGRRAVQSPLDIRQMLEDYNNLLLRRAENLGNSHHVRVGSSLSACTIELVEQEQYMHLTNCGLPALYLIDLQGDVQRLEPEHYPLGWFEDFQARRRRFRTSDFACLLGFTDGLVEFAMKHHWDVLSLIHHLRTLNKSDTQNFLINADDDILIANIRFNETEPDAVPILYDHYHGDACQKVDRYQSVWKRSLELLFPQGNSTTLERFVLACREAVLNAMKHGCEGRSEQSAEFCVKYRASTHTLEAIVRDPGPGHNFDFELRDQQLEHLKPGNLGLVLISKLVDEMQLEHNGSQLRLKMKL, from the coding sequence ATGATTCCACGGCTATCCAACGCACACATTCTCATTGTTGACGATGAGTCCATCAACCTCACGATCATGGAGATCTCCCTCGAAGAGCAGGGATGTAAGGTGAGCACCTTTCGAAGTGCTGAAGAGTGTCTGAAGCTGCTACGCAGCACCAACCTCAAGAACTACGATTGCCTGATCACAGACTACAGCATGCCGGGCATCTCCGGCATTGACCTGCTCGAGAAAGTGAAAGCGCTCGATCCGACGCTCGAGGTCATCCTCGTGACGGGTGAAAATGAACGCTTCATCATCCAGGAATCCCTCCGCCACGGAGCTTTTGATTTCCTCGACAAACCGCTCGAACTGGAAAAATTCTACCAGTCCGTCGAACGTGCAGTTGTGGCCACCTCCCTTCGTCGCAAACGCGATGCCACCGAGGCCAGCCTGCTCGCGGCCCGCTCTGCGGGCATGTTCAATACCGTCGACACGCTCAACTGGTCGACTCATTTTGAACTGACCTATACCCCAAAACATGAACTCGGGGGCGATTTCATAGAGGTCTTTGAAACCTCCGCCGGCCAGCGCTGTGCCGTGTTCGGGGATATTTCCGGGCATGACATTCAATCGGCCCTGCTGAGCAGCCACTTCCTCGGCAGCCTCGTGGGTCGTCGGGCCGTGCAGTCACCGCTGGACATTCGCCAAATGCTGGAGGACTATAATAACCTGCTGCTGCGCAGGGCGGAAAATCTCGGCAACAGCCACCATGTGCGCGTCGGCAGCTCCCTGAGTGCCTGCACGATCGAACTCGTGGAACAGGAACAGTACATGCACCTCACCAACTGCGGTTTACCTGCCCTCTACCTGATCGATTTGCAAGGGGATGTGCAACGCCTCGAACCCGAGCACTACCCGCTCGGATGGTTTGAAGATTTCCAGGCCAGGCGCAGACGCTTCCGAACCTCTGACTTTGCCTGTTTGCTCGGGTTTACCGACGGTCTTGTGGAGTTTGCGATGAAACATCACTGGGACGTGCTCAGCCTCATTCATCACTTGCGCACCCTCAACAAGTCCGACACCCAGAACTTCCTCATCAATGCTGACGACGATATTCTGATCGCCAATATCCGCTTCAACGAAACCGAACCCGACGCCGTTCCCATTCTTTACGACCACTATCACGGCGATGCCTGTCAAAAGGTCGACCGTTATCAGAGTGTATGGAAACGCAGTCTGGAGCTGCTGTTCCCGCAGGGCAATTCCACCACACTGGAGCGCTTTGTTCTCGCCTGTCGCGAAGCCGTGCTCAATGCCATGAAACACGGGTGTGAGGGAAGATCTGAGCAAAGCGCAGAATTCTGTGTGAAGTATCGAGCTTCCACCCACACGCTCGAAGCAATCGTGCGGGACCCTGGCCCTGGTCACAACTTTGACTTTGAGCTGCGCGATCAGCAGCTCGAACACCTGAAACCTGGCAATCTGGGCTTGGTACTGATTTCAAAACTCGTTGACGAAATGCAGCTGGAGCACAATGGTTCCCAGCTGCGCCTGAAAATGAAACTTTGA
- a CDS encoding response regulator encodes MHDYCLLTRKGSEVQFICDERDRLFAVHTPGSLKELDPATHSLGSGLPEIAALLGNAKGSIVRTTLPVPDSLRSYVPEQPWMQSPSLGVTLYPIFQGKMRCEWYNVTLFPINTDNASGNSHSDAAEELKTTIGNCLIDARTGLFLEANQAFQDVMGFDAEHLFRARCEELGMNDLLLLATLNADRKCFFQSQFRASDVPRWFLSESCKIDEHECIRIWSPEQVSCPESHLVGFQLARTYCASWKDKPERVLICDDNELLLDTCCSIMDWAQIGYDVAHNGKEALQQLERQSYQCVFLDLNMPRLNGFDTARLIRKSRRDYRSIPIIAMTATPLTQADLARQLKHFDAILQKPFDVEDVKASVRQARERLDIQPCREAGDHSNLPDKANSNPTAHAHEDYEPTPFMTRFCTRPEVMEGLRNHMMRTLESHLAFLETLETGVLDKAITSVVQQMQSMSISIGAWKLATHTGLLHAHLLANSTPETLDSARASVVTCIEEALCFYNTVNWETFAKREPSPSPVG; translated from the coding sequence ATGCACGACTACTGCCTGCTCACGCGCAAGGGTAGTGAGGTACAGTTTATCTGTGACGAACGGGATCGCCTGTTTGCGGTGCACACACCAGGTTCTTTGAAGGAACTCGACCCCGCCACGCACTCCCTGGGCAGCGGATTGCCTGAAATTGCCGCACTTCTCGGCAACGCCAAGGGTTCGATTGTTCGCACTACCCTACCGGTTCCGGACTCCCTGCGATCCTATGTGCCCGAGCAACCTTGGATGCAGTCCCCAAGCTTGGGTGTCACGCTCTATCCGATATTCCAGGGGAAAATGCGCTGCGAATGGTACAATGTTACCCTTTTTCCCATCAACACTGACAATGCGTCGGGCAATTCTCATTCTGACGCAGCTGAAGAACTCAAAACCACCATCGGGAATTGCCTCATCGATGCACGCACGGGTCTCTTTCTTGAGGCGAACCAGGCATTTCAGGACGTCATGGGATTCGACGCCGAGCACCTGTTTCGAGCGCGGTGCGAAGAGCTGGGCATGAACGACCTGCTGTTGCTTGCCACACTCAACGCAGACCGCAAGTGCTTCTTTCAGTCCCAGTTTCGTGCCAGTGATGTGCCGCGCTGGTTTCTATCGGAAAGCTGTAAAATCGATGAGCATGAGTGCATCCGTATCTGGAGTCCGGAACAGGTCAGTTGCCCCGAATCCCATCTGGTGGGTTTTCAGCTCGCGCGCACCTACTGCGCCTCCTGGAAGGACAAACCGGAGCGCGTACTCATCTGCGATGACAATGAGCTGTTGCTCGACACCTGCTGCTCCATCATGGACTGGGCTCAGATCGGCTACGATGTCGCACACAACGGAAAGGAAGCCCTGCAGCAACTTGAACGTCAATCCTACCAGTGTGTCTTTCTCGACCTCAACATGCCGCGCCTCAATGGCTTCGACACGGCGCGTCTGATCCGAAAATCCCGGCGCGACTACCGAAGCATCCCCATCATTGCCATGACTGCCACTCCGCTCACCCAGGCCGACCTTGCGCGACAGCTGAAGCACTTCGATGCCATCCTGCAAAAACCCTTCGACGTGGAAGATGTGAAAGCCTCGGTGCGCCAGGCACGTGAACGACTCGACATTCAACCCTGTCGCGAAGCTGGCGATCACTCCAACCTGCCTGACAAGGCAAACTCCAATCCGACAGCCCATGCCCATGAGGATTATGAACCCACTCCGTTCATGACCCGATTCTGCACCCGGCCCGAGGTCATGGAGGGTCTGCGCAATCACATGATGCGCACTCTCGAATCCCACCTCGCCTTTCTGGAAACACTGGAAACGGGAGTATTGGACAAAGCCATAACCTCGGTCGTACAACAAATGCAGAGCATGTCCATCTCCATCGGTGCCTGGAAATTGGCAACCCATACCGGTCTGCTCCACGCTCACCTGCTCGCCAATTCGACGCCGGAAACTCTCGATTCTGCACGGGCATCTGTGGTCACCTGCATCGAGGAAGCACTCTGTTTTTACAACACCGTGAACTGGGAAACCTTTGCCAAGCGCGAACCCTCACCCTCTCCCGTGGGTTGA
- a CDS encoding chemotaxis protein CheW, with the protein MNLQIQNTQQQYMTFYLGQHLFGISILLVREINQNLDITPVSKVPKYIRGVLNLRGQVVTVMDLAKRLSFDGAEGSQDASCIVLKTNTEIDSSDISHSLDDRTLADKVGLYVDRIGDVLNIASKEIIRTPTRDSKLDKRFIKGVVRLNDQLLILLNLKEVLNPEQKGE; encoded by the coding sequence GTGAATCTGCAAATCCAAAACACCCAACAACAGTACATGACCTTTTACCTGGGGCAGCACCTGTTTGGGATTTCGATCCTGCTGGTCCGGGAGATCAACCAGAATCTCGACATCACTCCAGTCTCAAAGGTTCCCAAATACATCAGGGGTGTGCTCAATCTTCGTGGACAGGTGGTGACCGTTATGGATCTGGCCAAACGCCTGTCCTTTGACGGTGCCGAGGGAAGTCAGGATGCCAGTTGCATCGTGCTCAAGACCAATACGGAGATCGACAGCAGTGATATTTCTCACTCTCTGGATGACCGCACACTGGCCGATAAGGTCGGTCTGTATGTGGACCGCATCGGTGATGTGCTCAACATTGCTTCCAAGGAAATCATTCGTACCCCAACCCGTGACAGTAAGCTCGACAAGCGTTTCATCAAGGGAGTGGTGCGCCTGAACGACCAGCTTCTCATTCTCCTGAATCTGAAAGAAGTTCTGAATCCGGAACAAAAAGGGGAATGA
- a CDS encoding STAS domain-containing protein, whose amino-acid sequence MNHVIEDRKLSFQVGEDILSTNVETLAKQFREGIDSASASVNQIEVNLSGVDTIDSQGLNLLIGLFQECKRKKWGFRVSHCTENVRWLFSIFKLTEVFGVNASS is encoded by the coding sequence ATGAACCATGTCATTGAAGATCGCAAACTGAGTTTTCAGGTAGGAGAAGACATCCTTTCAACCAACGTCGAAACCCTGGCCAAACAATTTCGGGAGGGCATCGATTCTGCTTCGGCAAGCGTCAATCAGATTGAGGTCAATTTGAGCGGGGTGGATACCATCGACTCCCAGGGCCTGAATCTGCTGATCGGACTTTTTCAGGAGTGCAAGCGCAAGAAGTGGGGCTTTCGTGTCAGCCATTGCACCGAGAACGTGCGCTGGCTGTTTTCCATATTTAAATTGACCGAAGTTTTTGGGGTCAACGCTTCCAGTTGA
- a CDS encoding chemotaxis protein CheW, which yields MVDNELIEIFVQESKEHLDALEPEILAMETASSDSEGVNTIFRGVHSIKGSSGFFGFDQIAKLSHVMENVMALVREGDLKPTREMVDVFLECTDSLKLMIDDPQNSANVPIEDHLTKLNALLEPDGAGAPVAGPKVDETVELPAHLQQFVLDPLLIKNALSHGHLVFVIKLFMNKDIKDHGKTPYDYFKEIESLGEFLDANFDFSVISGLDDALENELVVSFLFTTVMGSPDMITSVFDIPSEQVEEVDLGILKKWLGTDPQKTEPKSRSEEVFLEVVEGEDEVMPASQPSASDTAEPQSKSEEDHKIVASAQASPQTQSVRKKADETIRVNVSLLDDLMNLAGELVLSRNQLIRIAEGSGQEVSGLQGVIQNMNLVTSEMHERVMQTRLQPLGVIFGKFNRIIRDLSNKLGKEIRLEIEGEDVELDKSIVEALSDPLTHLIRNTADHGIETPDEREAAGKPRMGNARLSAKHAGGQVLIEIKDDGRGLDTTKLKRKAIEKGLITPEEAEVMSDRQAFNIIFLPGLSTAEKVSDVSGRGVGMDVVRTNIENLGGFIDIDSERGRGTTISLRLPLTLAIIPAMIVGAGGRRFAIPQVNLEEVVRLGGKNKTEMVRGTRVLRLRDSLLTLLDLAEVLDIEQVEGEAERNKDEGFVLVLHLDNKQYGLIVNDLYDSEEIAVKPLSQYTKDAGCYSGVTIMGDGKVAMILDVAGIAMIANLDFGEIEALSEEREQEESLALRSSDSESLLLFRNEGFELFAINLSTVARIEKIKAADIENVGSGEYLNLGGKSIRLVRMHHYMPVAHPENSPEELYVLIPKLVAKPMGIIATQIVDTVETVVDLDRETITGTGILGSTFINDALVLLVDIYNLFEAVDPNVFQVGYIDDRFAKLRVMLVENNVFFRNVQQSFLEEIFGEVVVVRNGVEAWEKLNDGSYHMLITEAELPQMDGLELARRIRNSDRYKHLPIVVTASRNEAIYEARCREVGVDQFLLKFNKQKLHRLILQTLDSRTPRLEESVSR from the coding sequence ATGGTAGACAATGAATTGATCGAGATTTTTGTTCAGGAGTCGAAGGAACACCTGGATGCGCTGGAACCTGAGATCCTTGCCATGGAGACTGCCTCCAGTGATTCTGAGGGAGTCAACACCATCTTTCGCGGAGTTCACAGTATCAAGGGTTCTTCCGGATTTTTTGGTTTTGATCAGATCGCGAAGCTCAGTCATGTCATGGAAAACGTGATGGCACTGGTGCGCGAGGGTGACCTGAAACCCACACGCGAAATGGTCGATGTATTCCTTGAATGCACGGATTCGCTCAAACTGATGATCGACGATCCGCAGAACAGTGCGAACGTGCCTATCGAAGATCACCTGACCAAGCTCAATGCGTTGCTGGAACCTGACGGAGCCGGTGCGCCGGTTGCCGGACCCAAGGTGGATGAGACGGTCGAACTGCCTGCACATCTGCAGCAGTTTGTACTCGATCCGCTTTTGATCAAGAATGCGCTGAGTCACGGACATCTTGTCTTTGTGATCAAGTTGTTCATGAACAAGGACATCAAGGATCATGGGAAAACACCCTATGACTACTTCAAGGAGATTGAATCCCTGGGTGAATTTCTGGATGCAAACTTTGACTTTTCAGTGATCAGCGGTCTCGACGATGCGCTGGAGAATGAGTTGGTCGTTTCGTTCCTGTTCACCACCGTGATGGGATCGCCTGATATGATCACGAGCGTCTTTGACATTCCGTCCGAGCAGGTGGAAGAAGTGGACCTTGGCATCCTCAAGAAGTGGCTGGGTACCGATCCCCAGAAGACCGAACCCAAGTCCCGCTCCGAGGAAGTGTTTCTCGAAGTGGTGGAAGGGGAGGATGAGGTCATGCCCGCTTCGCAACCATCTGCATCGGATACCGCAGAGCCACAGTCCAAGTCGGAAGAGGACCATAAGATTGTGGCATCTGCGCAAGCGAGTCCGCAGACTCAGAGCGTTCGCAAGAAGGCGGATGAGACGATACGCGTGAATGTTTCACTGCTCGACGATTTGATGAATCTCGCGGGCGAACTTGTGCTCAGTCGCAATCAGCTCATCCGCATTGCAGAGGGAAGCGGTCAGGAGGTCAGCGGCCTGCAGGGCGTGATTCAGAACATGAATCTGGTGACTTCTGAAATGCATGAGCGTGTGATGCAGACCCGTCTGCAGCCCCTGGGTGTCATTTTTGGAAAGTTCAATCGCATCATTCGTGACCTCTCAAACAAGCTGGGCAAAGAAATTCGTCTCGAAATCGAGGGTGAGGATGTGGAACTCGACAAATCCATTGTGGAAGCATTGTCCGATCCACTGACACACCTGATTCGCAATACGGCAGATCATGGTATTGAGACGCCGGATGAGCGTGAGGCCGCAGGCAAGCCCCGCATGGGAAATGCCCGCCTCTCGGCAAAGCATGCCGGTGGTCAGGTGTTGATCGAAATCAAGGATGACGGGCGCGGCCTCGACACCACCAAACTCAAGCGCAAGGCAATTGAAAAGGGTCTGATCACACCGGAAGAGGCAGAGGTGATGTCCGACCGGCAGGCGTTCAACATTATTTTTCTTCCCGGGCTGTCCACTGCGGAAAAGGTCAGCGATGTCTCTGGTCGTGGTGTGGGCATGGATGTGGTTCGCACAAACATTGAGAATCTCGGCGGCTTCATTGACATCGATTCCGAGCGTGGAAGGGGAACGACCATTTCCCTTCGCCTGCCACTGACGCTGGCCATTATTCCAGCCATGATCGTGGGTGCCGGGGGACGCCGCTTTGCTATTCCGCAGGTGAATCTTGAAGAGGTCGTGCGTTTGGGCGGAAAGAACAAGACCGAGATGGTGCGGGGCACGCGCGTGCTGCGCCTGAGGGATTCCCTGCTGACGTTGCTGGACCTTGCGGAGGTGCTCGATATTGAACAGGTCGAAGGTGAGGCAGAGCGCAATAAGGATGAAGGATTTGTGCTCGTGCTGCATCTTGACAACAAGCAGTATGGACTCATCGTCAACGATCTTTATGACAGTGAGGAGATTGCGGTCAAACCACTCAGTCAGTACACGAAGGATGCAGGCTGTTACTCGGGGGTGACGATCATGGGAGATGGCAAGGTTGCCATGATTCTCGACGTAGCCGGTATCGCCATGATCGCAAATCTCGACTTTGGCGAAATTGAGGCCCTCAGTGAAGAACGCGAGCAGGAGGAAAGTCTCGCCCTGCGAAGCAGCGACAGTGAGTCGCTCCTGTTGTTCCGCAATGAAGGGTTTGAACTCTTTGCCATCAATCTCTCGACGGTTGCGCGCATTGAAAAGATCAAGGCAGCGGACATCGAAAATGTCGGAAGTGGGGAATACCTGAATCTTGGCGGCAAATCGATTCGCCTGGTTCGCATGCATCACTACATGCCGGTAGCGCACCCGGAGAACAGCCCGGAAGAACTCTATGTGTTGATTCCAAAACTGGTGGCAAAGCCGATGGGCATCATTGCCACGCAGATTGTGGACACTGTGGAAACCGTGGTCGATCTCGACCGGGAAACCATCACTGGCACCGGTATCCTTGGCAGCACCTTCATCAACGATGCGCTGGTCTTGCTGGTGGACATCTACAACCTCTTCGAGGCAGTGGATCCCAATGTGTTCCAGGTCGGGTACATTGATGATCGCTTTGCAAAGCTGCGGGTAATGCTGGTGGAGAACAATGTCTTTTTCCGCAACGTGCAGCAGTCCTTCCTCGAAGAGATTTTTGGGGAGGTGGTTGTCGTGCGCAATGGTGTGGAAGCGTGGGAAAAACTCAATGATGGCAGCTATCACATGCTGATCACCGAAGCCGAGCTTCCCCAGATGGACGGACTCGAACTCGCCCGTCGGATTCGCAATTCTGACCGCTACAAACACCTGCCAATCGTCGTCACCGCCAGTCGCAATGAAGCCATTTACGAGGCGCGCTGTCGTGAGGTCGGAGTGGATCAGTTTCTTCTGAAATTCAACAAGCAGAAACTGCATCGCCTGATTCTGCAGACTCTCGATTCGCGCACGCCGCGTCTTGAGGAGTCGGTTAGCCGATAA